The following are encoded together in the Streptomyces sp. NBC_00341 genome:
- a CDS encoding glutamate-cysteine ligase family protein — protein sequence MGEKVVAGAFDLSDRQRYRRKLHQCLEGLERLLEERRFDRPRNLMGMEIELNLAGSDGMPKMLNGQVLERIASRDFQTELGMFNLEVNIVPHRLDGRVLDQLAEELRIGLGYADRKAGEVDAGIMMIGILPTVGSADMVRGNLSEVDRYALLNDQMVAARGEDFSLDIEGVEHLVCTSGSIAPEAACTSVQLHLQVTPERFSDVWNAAQAVAAVQVALGANSPFLFGRELWRESRPPLFQQATDTRPPELQNQGVRPRTWFGERWTGSAYELFEENVRYFPPLLPICDEEEPLRVLDEGGVPRLQELVLHNGTVYRWNRPVYGLSDGVPHLRVENRVLPAGPTVADVIANAALYYGLVRALAEESRPVWTRMPFAAAAENFDTACRRGIDAELLWPRPGRTGGLTRVPVTKLVRDELLPLAAAGLDAWNIEAADRDHYLGIIEERCKRRTNGASWQADTYHRAREAGLGRDAALAAMTRRYAELMQAGEPVHSWPVGIAGT from the coding sequence ATGGGGGAGAAGGTCGTGGCGGGCGCCTTTGACCTGTCCGATCGGCAGAGGTACCGACGGAAGCTCCACCAGTGCCTGGAGGGGCTGGAGAGGCTGCTGGAGGAGCGGAGATTCGACCGGCCGCGCAACCTCATGGGCATGGAGATCGAGCTGAACCTGGCGGGTTCCGACGGCATGCCGAAGATGTTGAATGGACAGGTCCTGGAACGCATCGCGAGCCGGGATTTCCAGACGGAACTCGGGATGTTCAATCTGGAAGTGAACATTGTTCCCCATCGCCTGGACGGCCGCGTTCTCGATCAGCTGGCCGAAGAGCTGCGGATCGGCCTCGGATATGCCGACCGGAAGGCCGGTGAGGTCGATGCCGGGATCATGATGATCGGAATCCTGCCCACCGTCGGCAGTGCGGACATGGTCCGCGGGAACCTCTCCGAAGTGGACCGCTACGCGCTGCTGAACGACCAAATGGTGGCGGCGCGCGGCGAGGATTTCTCCCTCGATATCGAAGGTGTGGAGCACCTGGTCTGCACCTCCGGCTCGATCGCGCCGGAGGCGGCCTGCACCTCGGTCCAGCTCCATCTGCAGGTGACCCCGGAACGGTTCTCCGACGTCTGGAACGCCGCCCAGGCCGTTGCCGCGGTCCAGGTGGCCCTGGGCGCCAATTCGCCCTTCCTGTTCGGCCGGGAGCTGTGGCGGGAGTCGCGTCCGCCGCTCTTCCAGCAGGCCACGGACACCAGGCCGCCCGAACTGCAGAACCAGGGGGTGCGTCCCAGGACCTGGTTCGGGGAGCGGTGGACGGGTTCGGCGTACGAGCTCTTCGAGGAGAACGTGCGCTACTTCCCCCCGCTCCTGCCCATCTGCGACGAGGAGGAGCCGCTGCGGGTCCTCGACGAGGGCGGGGTGCCCCGGCTCCAGGAACTCGTGCTGCACAACGGCACGGTCTACCGCTGGAACCGGCCGGTGTACGGGCTGTCGGACGGCGTTCCCCACCTCCGGGTGGAGAACCGGGTGCTGCCCGCCGGACCGACCGTCGCGGACGTGATCGCCAACGCCGCGCTCTACTACGGGCTCGTGCGGGCCCTGGCGGAGGAGTCCCGCCCGGTGTGGACGAGGATGCCGTTCGCCGCGGCGGCCGAGAACTTCGACACCGCCTGCCGCCGGGGCATCGACGCCGAGCTGCTCTGGCCCCGGCCCGGCCGCACCGGCGGGCTGACCCGGGTACCGGTGACCAAGCTCGTACGGGACGAACTGCTGCCGCTGGCGGCCGCCGGCCTCGACGCGTGGAACATCGAAGCCGCCGACCGCGACCACTACCTCGGCATCATCGAGGAGCGCTGCAAGCGGCGGACCAACGGGGCGTCCTGGCAGGCGGACACCTATCACCGGGCGCGCGAGGCCGGACTGGGGCGGGACGCCGCTCTCGCCGCCATGACCCGCCGGTACGCCGAACTGATGCAGGCCGGGGAGCCCGTGCACAGCTGGCCGGTGGGCATCGCGGGAACCTGA
- a CDS encoding nuclear transport factor 2 family protein has translation MTASQAPGSPALRPVLDRYHQAMRDKSADGLADLYAVDAVHEFPFSAPGFPERFEGREEVRAGYRAAWGASPFRVVEITDVVVHGATEPGTVIAGHVVVVEFAGGERARVPGLLIIEVSDGLITRVRDYMDAPAVARAVASAAGRS, from the coding sequence ATGACGGCTTCGCAGGCGCCCGGCTCTCCCGCGCTCCGCCCGGTACTGGACCGGTATCACCAGGCCATGAGAGACAAGTCGGCGGACGGTCTGGCCGATCTGTACGCCGTGGACGCGGTGCACGAGTTCCCGTTCTCCGCGCCCGGCTTTCCCGAGCGGTTCGAGGGCCGGGAGGAGGTCCGGGCGGGCTACCGGGCGGCCTGGGGCGCCAGCCCGTTCCGGGTGGTCGAGATTACGGACGTGGTCGTGCACGGGGCCACAGAGCCGGGCACGGTCATCGCCGGACACGTGGTCGTGGTGGAGTTCGCCGGGGGCGAGCGGGCCCGCGTCCCCGGACTGCTGATCATCGAGGTCAGCGACGGTCTGATCACCCGGGTCCGCGACTACATGGACGCGCCCGCGGTGGCCCGTGCGGTGGCATCGGCCGCCGGGCGGTCCTGA
- a CDS encoding CPBP family intramembrane glutamic endopeptidase, with product MADSYPQEAVSRRILRSETVLVLALSLGASGVSALISFVGSLTKPGGLKDQAATLNSSYAPGRPWLDLAWQLFGIATALVPVALVAHLLIREGTGLRAIGFDRTRPGSDLGRGTLVAAGIGSAGLAFYLVVRAAGFNLTVVPESLPDVWWKFPVLILSAVQNSVLEEVIVVGYLLRRLGQLGWTPMAALVASSVLRGSYHLYQGIGGFIGNMVMGVVFVLLYRRWQRVGPLVAAHALLDIGAFVGYALLAGKVGWLPTP from the coding sequence GTGGCTGATTCTTATCCTCAGGAGGCCGTGTCACGACGGATCTTGCGGTCCGAGACGGTGTTGGTGCTGGCGCTCTCGCTGGGAGCCAGCGGGGTGTCTGCCCTGATCAGTTTTGTCGGATCACTGACGAAACCAGGGGGTTTGAAGGACCAGGCGGCGACGCTCAACAGCTCCTACGCACCCGGCCGTCCCTGGCTGGATCTCGCCTGGCAGCTCTTCGGTATCGCGACCGCGCTGGTGCCCGTGGCGCTGGTCGCCCATCTCCTGATCCGCGAGGGAACGGGCCTGCGGGCGATCGGTTTCGACCGGACCAGGCCGGGATCGGACCTGGGGCGCGGCACGCTGGTCGCGGCGGGCATCGGCAGCGCGGGGCTGGCCTTCTACCTGGTGGTCCGGGCCGCCGGATTCAACCTCACGGTCGTCCCGGAGTCGCTGCCCGACGTGTGGTGGAAGTTCCCGGTACTGATCCTGTCGGCGGTCCAGAACTCCGTACTGGAGGAAGTGATCGTCGTCGGTTATCTGCTGCGCCGCCTGGGGCAGTTGGGCTGGACCCCGATGGCCGCCCTGGTGGCCAGTTCGGTGCTGCGGGGCTCCTACCACCTGTATCAGGGGATCGGCGGGTTCATCGGGAACATGGTGATGGGCGTCGTCTTCGTGCTGCTGTACCGCCGCTGGCAGCGGGTGGGGCCGCTGGTCGCCGCGCACGCCCTGCTCGACATCGGGGCGTTCGTCGGATACGCGCTGCTCGCCGGAAAAGTGGGCTGGCTGCCCACCCCGTGA
- a CDS encoding RNA polymerase sigma-70 factor, with the protein MTEDPFVAHRSLLFTVAYEMLGSAADAEDVLQESWLRWAEVDRSRVNDARAYLVRTVTRQSLNRLRTLARSREDYVGEWLPEPLLTSPDVAEDVELAESVSIAMLTVLETLGPTERAVFVLREVFELPYGEIAGVIGKSAATVRQIARRAREHVAARRPRVRVSRSEQQAVVERFLQALRTGQLQELVEVMAPDVVLIADGGGLAAAAPAPIHGVELVAKVLARTNRVDAAALAATAVWLNGAPAGRIEIDGEPAAAVSLVVENGQITRVYLVRNPRKLTRLDEPAELAR; encoded by the coding sequence ATGACCGAGGACCCGTTCGTCGCCCATCGCAGTCTGCTGTTCACGGTCGCCTACGAGATGCTCGGCTCGGCGGCCGACGCGGAGGACGTGCTGCAGGAGTCCTGGCTGCGGTGGGCCGAGGTCGACCGGTCGCGGGTGAACGACGCGCGGGCGTACCTCGTCAGGACCGTCACGCGGCAGTCGCTCAACCGGCTGCGGACGTTGGCACGCAGCCGCGAGGACTATGTCGGCGAGTGGCTGCCGGAACCGTTGCTGACCAGCCCCGATGTCGCCGAGGACGTAGAGCTCGCGGAGAGCGTCTCGATCGCGATGCTGACCGTCCTCGAAACGCTCGGGCCGACGGAGCGGGCGGTGTTCGTGCTCCGCGAGGTCTTCGAGCTGCCGTACGGCGAGATCGCCGGGGTCATCGGGAAGTCCGCGGCCACGGTGCGGCAGATCGCGCGGCGAGCGCGCGAGCATGTGGCGGCCAGGCGTCCGCGGGTGCGGGTGAGCCGGTCGGAGCAGCAGGCCGTGGTGGAGCGGTTCCTGCAGGCTCTGCGCACCGGGCAGTTGCAGGAACTGGTCGAGGTCATGGCGCCGGACGTGGTCCTGATCGCCGACGGTGGCGGGCTGGCGGCCGCCGCGCCGGCTCCGATCCACGGGGTCGAGCTCGTGGCGAAGGTGCTGGCGCGCACCAACCGGGTGGACGCGGCCGCGCTCGCGGCGACTGCCGTGTGGCTCAACGGCGCACCTGCGGGCCGGATCGAGATCGACGGCGAGCCGGCCGCAGCGGTGAGCCTCGTGGTGGAGAACGGGCAGATCACCCGGGTCTACCTGGTGAGAAACCCGCGGAAGCTGACGCGACTGGACGAACCGGCTGAACTCGCCAGGTAA
- a CDS encoding class I SAM-dependent methyltransferase, with protein MTDEQKRVQPSGVWATAVGVARVRALETERENALFRDPLAQAFATAGGLWPSSPPLPDDEAARRRRLAVSFSIVIRTKFLDDLLQQASASGVRQVVLLGAGMDSRAFRIDWPEDTRLFEVDTAAPLDFKASVLRQERAVARCERITVAVDLREDWPAALAAAGHDPAAPTAWIGEGLLIYLPEDAVELLLARISAQSAAGSRMGLTLGSRGVIERFGADAVPGSAASMWVSEMPDDPVGWLAGHGWEAESHTLRERAAAYDRPISTPPQREERPGGLISAVRR; from the coding sequence GTGACTGATGAGCAGAAACGGGTGCAGCCGTCGGGAGTGTGGGCCACGGCGGTGGGGGTGGCCAGGGTGCGGGCGCTGGAGACCGAGCGGGAGAACGCGCTGTTCCGCGACCCACTGGCACAGGCCTTCGCCACCGCCGGTGGCCTATGGCCCTCCTCGCCGCCGCTGCCCGATGACGAGGCCGCGCGCCGCCGTCGGCTGGCCGTGTCGTTCTCCATCGTCATCAGGACGAAGTTCCTCGACGACCTGTTGCAGCAGGCCTCCGCGTCCGGGGTCCGGCAGGTCGTGCTGCTCGGCGCCGGCATGGACAGCCGGGCCTTCCGGATCGACTGGCCCGAGGACACCCGGCTGTTCGAGGTCGACACCGCCGCGCCACTGGACTTCAAGGCTTCGGTGCTGCGCCAGGAGCGGGCCGTCGCACGCTGCGAGCGGATCACCGTCGCGGTGGATCTGCGTGAGGACTGGCCAGCCGCGCTGGCCGCCGCAGGGCACGACCCGGCCGCGCCGACCGCGTGGATCGGCGAAGGACTGCTGATCTATCTGCCCGAGGACGCGGTGGAGCTGCTGCTGGCCCGGATCAGCGCGCAGTCGGCAGCCGGCAGCCGGATGGGGCTGACGTTGGGCTCGCGCGGCGTGATCGAGCGCTTCGGCGCGGACGCCGTGCCGGGATCGGCGGCGTCCATGTGGGTCTCGGAGATGCCCGACGACCCGGTGGGCTGGCTGGCCGGGCACGGCTGGGAGGCCGAAAGCCACACCCTGCGCGAGCGCGCTGCCGCCTACGACCGCCCGATCAGCACCCCGCCGCAGCGCGAGGAGCGGCCCGGCGGGCTGATCTCGGCGGTCCGCCGGTAG
- a CDS encoding SRPBCC family protein — MAEVSAEARIEAPAEKVWAQLTDFSTYGEWNATHTSFPKGGPDTLELAGTYEENMKLMGFPAEVTWTIAELDDGRLLTTTGKGPMGVNLKMRYALTPDGDATTVRIDGEFTGAAVSLMAGKLKDSATAALIESLRKLDGLIIA; from the coding sequence ATGGCCGAAGTCAGTGCAGAGGCGCGCATCGAGGCACCGGCCGAGAAGGTCTGGGCCCAGCTGACCGACTTCAGCACGTACGGGGAGTGGAACGCCACCCACACCAGCTTCCCGAAGGGCGGACCGGACACGCTGGAGCTCGCGGGGACCTATGAGGAGAACATGAAGCTCATGGGGTTCCCGGCCGAGGTGACGTGGACGATCGCCGAGCTGGATGACGGCCGCCTGCTGACGACCACCGGGAAGGGCCCCATGGGCGTCAACCTGAAGATGCGCTACGCGCTGACACCGGACGGGGACGCCACCACGGTCCGCATCGACGGCGAGTTCACCGGGGCGGCGGTCTCCCTGATGGCCGGAAAGCTCAAGGATTCGGCCACTGCCGCCCTCATCGAGTCACTGCGCAAACTGGACGGGCTGATCATCGCCTGA
- a CDS encoding substrate-binding and VWA domain-containing protein, producing the protein MGRHSLPDDYTTDGSGDRPPNRRRTVAIATALVLAVAAGTAVAAQGGLLSFSKSCDDSAVHLSMVASPDIAPAVRAVADKARRDDLRSDGHCLDVEVLARDSYKVADALAAGTSKPDYQMWLPDSDLWLSRAKGTGDAVPVTPGDSVASSPVALAMVPSAAKTLGWPKKKYTWAELMATAMESDKVRLGSADPARSATGLLALTSIGASSDKQGGDSDTRVAATAKLLAQRMSDGDTQVLGTLAGDDSGAEEGNPARNQAVLLSEQAAFAHNADSTGAGKLDLFYPKDGTPLLDYPFALVNEDQLSTDKSRAALRFMTLLSEESAQRTLEEHGFRTVDGTAGDTLVESAGGRSPQPYATSPATAPSDETLQETLGMWTITVQSARLTTVVDASGSMATIVPGRNQSRMDVTKASLIEALNQFTPNDEIGLWEFATRLDGDKDYRRLVATSRLGEKTKNGGTHRAKLTDAFSALQPVPDGATGLYDTTLAAYKEAQRTYVKGKFNAVVILTDGSNQDDHSISRSALIAELTRIADPERPVPLLAIAVGPDADREEVNEIAKVTGGGGYQVNDPAEIQAVILQAVMTAGQSGRAARE; encoded by the coding sequence ATGGGACGTCACAGCTTGCCCGACGACTACACGACGGACGGAAGCGGGGACCGTCCACCGAACCGCCGTCGTACCGTAGCCATCGCCACCGCGCTCGTTCTCGCCGTGGCGGCGGGAACGGCGGTAGCGGCCCAGGGGGGCTTGCTGTCGTTCTCGAAGTCCTGCGACGACTCCGCGGTGCACCTGTCCATGGTGGCCTCGCCCGATATCGCGCCCGCCGTGCGCGCGGTGGCCGACAAGGCCCGCAGGGACGATCTGAGATCCGACGGCCACTGCCTCGACGTGGAGGTGCTGGCCCGTGACTCGTACAAGGTCGCCGACGCCCTCGCCGCCGGCACCAGCAAGCCCGACTACCAGATGTGGCTGCCGGATTCCGACCTCTGGCTGAGCCGGGCGAAGGGGACCGGCGACGCCGTGCCCGTCACTCCGGGCGACTCCGTGGCCTCCTCCCCGGTGGCGCTGGCCATGGTGCCCTCCGCCGCCAAGACCCTCGGCTGGCCGAAGAAGAAGTACACCTGGGCCGAGCTGATGGCCACGGCCATGGAGTCCGACAAGGTGCGGCTGGGCTCGGCCGACCCCGCGCGCAGCGCCACCGGCCTGCTGGCGCTCACCAGCATCGGCGCGTCCTCCGACAAACAGGGCGGGGACAGCGACACCAGGGTCGCGGCCACCGCCAAGCTCCTCGCCCAGCGGATGTCGGACGGCGACACCCAGGTGCTCGGGACCCTGGCCGGCGACGACTCGGGCGCCGAGGAGGGCAATCCCGCCCGCAACCAGGCCGTGCTGCTGTCCGAGCAGGCCGCGTTCGCCCACAACGCCGATTCGACCGGGGCCGGGAAGCTCGACCTCTTCTACCCCAAGGACGGCACCCCGCTGCTCGACTATCCCTTCGCGCTGGTCAACGAGGATCAGCTCAGTACGGACAAGAGCCGGGCGGCGCTGCGGTTCATGACCCTGCTGTCCGAGGAGAGCGCGCAGCGCACACTGGAGGAGCACGGTTTCCGGACGGTCGACGGCACGGCGGGCGACACTCTGGTCGAGTCGGCGGGCGGCCGGTCGCCTCAGCCGTACGCCACCTCACCCGCCACGGCGCCTTCCGACGAGACACTCCAGGAGACGCTCGGCATGTGGACGATCACCGTGCAGAGCGCACGGCTCACCACCGTCGTCGATGCCTCGGGGTCGATGGCCACGATCGTGCCGGGCCGCAACCAGTCCCGGATGGACGTCACCAAGGCATCCCTGATCGAGGCCCTCAACCAGTTCACCCCGAACGACGAGATCGGCCTCTGGGAGTTCGCCACCAGGCTCGACGGCGACAAGGACTACCGCCGGCTGGTGGCGACCAGCCGGCTCGGGGAGAAGACGAAGAACGGCGGCACCCACCGTGCGAAGCTCACGGACGCGTTCTCGGCGCTGCAGCCCGTGCCGGACGGGGCGACCGGGCTGTACGACACCACGCTGGCCGCCTACAAGGAGGCGCAGCGCACCTACGTGAAGGGAAAGTTCAACGCCGTCGTGATCCTCACCGACGGCTCGAACCAGGATGACCATTCCATCTCGCGCAGCGCCCTGATCGCGGAACTCACCCGGATCGCCGACCCCGAGCGACCGGTTCCGCTGCTCGCCATCGCCGTCGGCCCCGACGCCGACCGCGAGGAGGTGAACGAGATAGCCAAGGTGACCGGTGGCGGCGGCTACCAGGTCAACGACCCGGCCGAGATCCAGGCGGTGATCCTTCAGGCGGTCATGACCGCCGGGCAGAGCGGCCGCGCCGCCCGGGAGTAG
- a CDS encoding Clp protease N-terminal domain-containing protein, which produces MQNRTPRIPQQPAPNHRAETDAELTDELAVVVTGARRRALRDGDQQIDTAHLLHSLIESDPAVRTAFDGGPQLARVLGYLVQRSIGYGLRWQGAVEDSGAIPVVSGAPGAGVEGWSPSAASAMEEAHRRAGLRGRERAGGLDLLGALAADRQCRAVEVLERAGVDTVLLADRIGEASGLG; this is translated from the coding sequence GTGCAGAACCGGACACCGCGGATTCCTCAGCAACCCGCACCGAACCACCGTGCCGAGACCGACGCCGAGCTCACCGACGAGCTGGCCGTCGTGGTGACGGGTGCGCGCAGGCGCGCCCTCCGTGACGGCGATCAGCAGATCGACACAGCTCATCTGCTGCACTCCCTGATCGAGTCCGACCCCGCGGTCCGCACCGCCTTCGACGGCGGACCGCAGCTGGCCAGGGTGCTCGGCTATCTCGTCCAGCGCAGTATCGGCTACGGGCTCCGCTGGCAGGGTGCTGTCGAGGACTCCGGAGCGATTCCGGTGGTGTCGGGCGCACCGGGCGCGGGGGTGGAGGGCTGGTCGCCCTCCGCCGCCTCTGCGATGGAGGAGGCGCACCGGCGTGCGGGGCTCCGCGGTCGGGAGCGGGCAGGCGGTCTCGATCTGCTTGGGGCGCTGGCCGCGGACCGGCAGTGCCGGGCCGTCGAGGTGCTGGAGCGGGCGGGAGTCGACACGGTGCTGCTCGCGGACCGGATCGGCGAGGCCTCCGGCCTGGGCTGA
- a CDS encoding carboxymuconolactone decarboxylase family protein yields MALRIPKAELPAELRENLIKQLGSVPEPNEVLWNNPELAEANQEFSAKVATWDAADASLKTFAHMAVAAQIGCSWCLDINYFAALNQKLDLTKASQVPRWRESEVFTPLEREVMEYAEAMTNTPPTVTDELSASLLGRLGPAALVEITVFIGFANLAARCNTAHGITSQGYSDACEIPLAARPETSGVASTA; encoded by the coding sequence ATGGCACTGCGCATCCCGAAGGCCGAGCTCCCCGCCGAGCTCCGCGAAAACCTGATCAAGCAGCTCGGTTCCGTGCCCGAGCCCAACGAGGTGCTGTGGAACAACCCCGAGCTCGCCGAGGCCAACCAGGAGTTCTCGGCCAAGGTGGCCACCTGGGACGCGGCCGACGCGAGCCTCAAGACGTTCGCGCACATGGCCGTCGCGGCACAGATCGGCTGCAGTTGGTGCCTCGACATCAACTACTTCGCGGCACTGAACCAGAAGCTGGACCTGACCAAGGCGAGCCAGGTGCCGCGCTGGCGGGAGTCGGAGGTGTTCACGCCGTTGGAGCGGGAGGTGATGGAGTACGCCGAGGCCATGACGAACACGCCGCCGACCGTCACCGATGAGCTGTCGGCGAGTCTGCTCGGCCGGCTCGGCCCGGCGGCGCTGGTCGAGATCACCGTGTTCATCGGCTTCGCCAACCTGGCGGCCCGGTGCAACACGGCGCACGGGATCACCTCGCAGGGCTACTCCGATGCCTGCGAGATCCCGCTGGCCGCGCGTCCTGAGACGTCCGGCGTAGCGTCGACGGCATGA
- a CDS encoding DinB family protein, which translates to MTRSERLAEQLDWYWRKNLRPRLDGLTDEEYFWEPVRDCWSIRPRGTSAAPMSAGSGKWTIDSASPDPVPAPVTTIAWRLAHITVSCLGYRVGWHFGGQDVDSRTFAYAGTAAEALEQLDKMYGRWNAGVRKLSDADLDNPPTVGPERFPMEGIVLHVNRELIHHGAEISLLRDLYRRQDGAVPHRI; encoded by the coding sequence ATGACAAGAAGCGAGCGGCTCGCGGAGCAACTGGACTGGTACTGGCGCAAGAACCTGCGGCCACGGCTGGACGGTCTTACCGACGAGGAGTACTTCTGGGAGCCGGTGCGCGACTGCTGGAGCATCCGCCCGCGTGGCACGTCGGCCGCACCGATGTCGGCAGGTTCGGGGAAGTGGACGATCGACTCCGCATCCCCCGACCCGGTGCCGGCACCGGTGACCACGATTGCCTGGCGGCTGGCGCACATCACCGTCTCGTGCCTGGGCTATCGGGTCGGATGGCACTTCGGCGGCCAGGACGTCGACTCCCGGACATTCGCCTACGCGGGGACTGCTGCCGAGGCGCTGGAGCAGCTCGATAAGATGTATGGGAGATGGAACGCGGGGGTCCGCAAGCTCTCGGACGCCGACCTGGACAATCCACCCACGGTGGGTCCCGAGCGATTTCCCATGGAGGGCATCGTCCTGCACGTCAACAGGGAGCTGATCCATCACGGCGCCGAGATTTCCCTGCTGCGCGACCTCTACCGCCGGCAGGACGGAGCCGTACCGCACCGAATATGA
- a CDS encoding PhzF family phenazine biosynthesis protein, which yields MRIRIVDAFTDRPFTGNPAGVLLLGPEGFPDDSRLQQIAAELNLSETAFAHPLPPGGAADWALRWFTPATEVDMCGHATLATAHVLHSTAVASGTVRFTARCGILTSTARPDGSLTLDFPTAPLTPEATPDWLAAALGAEPVSVHDTGPHTGDLLVELADEAAVRGLTPDFAALAAHSRRGVIATAAATGSGYDFVSRGFFPAVGIDEDPVTGSAHTALAPFWSARLGRDELTGLQASARSGRVRTALRGDRTLLTGDAVTVLDGELLVAR from the coding sequence ATGAGGATTCGAATCGTCGACGCGTTCACCGACCGCCCCTTCACCGGCAATCCCGCGGGCGTCCTGCTGCTCGGCCCGGAAGGCTTCCCCGACGACAGCCGGCTCCAGCAGATCGCGGCGGAGCTGAACCTGTCCGAGACCGCGTTCGCGCACCCGCTGCCGCCGGGCGGCGCCGCGGACTGGGCGCTGCGCTGGTTCACCCCGGCCACCGAGGTCGACATGTGCGGCCACGCCACCCTCGCCACCGCCCACGTCCTGCACAGCACGGCCGTCGCGAGCGGAACGGTGCGCTTCACCGCCCGGTGCGGCATCCTCACCTCGACCGCCCGGCCGGACGGCTCGCTCACGCTCGACTTCCCCACCGCGCCGCTGACCCCGGAGGCCACGCCGGACTGGCTGGCCGCCGCTCTGGGCGCGGAGCCCGTATCCGTACACGACACGGGCCCGCACACCGGCGACCTGCTCGTGGAACTGGCCGACGAGGCGGCCGTACGGGGACTGACCCCGGATTTCGCGGCACTGGCCGCCCACTCGCGGCGCGGCGTCATCGCCACGGCCGCGGCCACCGGGTCCGGCTACGACTTCGTCTCACGCGGCTTCTTCCCCGCCGTGGGCATCGACGAGGACCCCGTGACGGGCAGCGCCCACACCGCCCTGGCGCCGTTCTGGTCGGCCCGGCTCGGCCGCGACGAGCTGACCGGCCTCCAGGCGTCCGCCCGGTCCGGTCGCGTCCGCACCGCACTGCGCGGCGACCGGACCCTGCTGACCGGCGACGCCGTCACGGTCCTGGACGGAGAACTGCTCGTCGCCCGGTAA
- a CDS encoding PadR family transcriptional regulator: MRSHGYEHGHGHGHGPGGHGERGRGDFEGRRAAFGQFGPPFGGGPFGGGPFGGGRGRGGGRGRARRGDVRASILALLKDRPMHGYEMIQEIGERSGGAWRPSPGSVYPTLQLLEDEGLIVSASEGGKKLFTLTDAGRTEVESGPEAPWEEAGRGVDWEGVNEIRQAGFGLMEAFGQVWKTGSADQRDKALTVINDARKKLYLILADEH; encoded by the coding sequence ATGCGATCACACGGATACGAACACGGACATGGACACGGGCATGGCCCCGGCGGGCACGGCGAGCGCGGACGGGGTGACTTCGAGGGGCGCCGGGCGGCCTTCGGGCAGTTCGGACCGCCGTTCGGCGGCGGACCCTTCGGCGGTGGCCCCTTCGGGGGCGGGCGCGGCCGGGGCGGTGGCCGGGGGAGGGCGCGCCGCGGTGACGTACGCGCGTCGATCCTGGCCCTGCTGAAGGACCGGCCGATGCACGGCTACGAGATGATCCAGGAGATCGGCGAGCGCAGCGGCGGGGCCTGGCGGCCCAGTCCCGGCTCGGTGTACCCGACCCTTCAGCTCCTGGAGGACGAGGGCCTGATCGTCAGTGCCAGTGAGGGCGGCAAGAAGCTGTTCACGCTGACCGACGCCGGCCGCACCGAGGTGGAGTCGGGACCCGAGGCGCCCTGGGAAGAGGCCGGCCGCGGCGTCGACTGGGAAGGCGTCAACGAGATCCGGCAGGCCGGATTCGGCCTGATGGAGGCGTTCGGCCAGGTCTGGAAGACCGGCTCCGCCGACCAGCGCGACAAGGCGCTCACGGTCATCAACGACGCCCGCAAGAAGCTCTACCTGATTCTCGCCGACGAGCACTGA
- a CDS encoding TetR family transcriptional regulator — translation MTSPPVSRADRRRATEARILDRAREQFATKGFDRTTIRAVAASADVDPALVMQYFGSKRGLFAQAVQAPPAAQASADGAALLDQLLATLGVKLGGLPDGTLALLRSMLTDPASADHARQTLGRQISGIAGALPTDGDGDGDGQDAELRAALIVTTMLGVTIGHHLLGLDAMRDAPAGRIGTLLRPALAALARPPD, via the coding sequence GTGACCAGTCCTCCCGTCTCCCGTGCCGACCGTCGGCGAGCCACCGAGGCGCGCATTCTCGACCGCGCCCGGGAGCAGTTCGCGACCAAGGGCTTCGACCGCACCACCATCAGAGCGGTCGCGGCGTCGGCCGACGTCGACCCGGCCCTGGTGATGCAGTACTTCGGGTCGAAGCGCGGGCTCTTCGCCCAAGCCGTGCAGGCACCCCCGGCGGCGCAGGCGTCGGCGGACGGCGCGGCACTTCTGGATCAGCTGCTGGCCACCCTGGGCGTCAAGCTCGGTGGCCTGCCCGACGGCACACTGGCGCTGCTGCGCTCCATGCTCACGGACCCGGCCTCGGCCGATCACGCCCGGCAGACGCTCGGCCGGCAGATCTCCGGCATCGCCGGCGCACTGCCGACGGACGGGGACGGAGACGGGGACGGCCAGGACGCGGAGTTGCGTGCCGCACTGATCGTCACCACGATGCTGGGCGTCACCATCGGCCATCATCTGCTGGGGCTCGACGCCATGCGGGATGCCCCGGCAGGACGCATCGGCACCCTGCTCCGCCCGGCCCTCGCCGCTCTCGCCCGGCCGCCCGACTGA